The following coding sequences lie in one bacterium genomic window:
- a CDS encoding M28 family peptidase → MIAFRLLLLFMLVSHAWAFDAQRAYDLANVLGSDRFEGRRSGHAGGTRAEDFIADYCARIGLTPAGRSGFFQEVPMLVTEEQAVSLSISGSELGKISFVQGLDFTLNTHSGSGVFTREIVVVGHGIVSPDKGRDDFGDLNVRDKVVVIVRGEPKSAYSFDDENTRSHTLKNAQDRGAAAVFWYSEPIPHNGAAIPQRLYKPDLPLYYIGDRVMQVILEGTGYSLRTYQDEIKKAPLPLITGKQANVSVRVRQNSAKAGRNVIGAVYGSDAVLRNEIIVVGAHLDHCGKNANGIIYNGAGDNASGSALIAELASTIVNGPQLKRSVLFVWFTGEEDGLIGSTYFAESPTVPFGNIVAMLNFDMVGQGDGGASIVGLELLGTVGKRYADSLKHSDKPPRLRTASGNSSSDHAPFVENGAPGISFYSSGSHPFYHHFTDDGKWLNVESFHAVGTQAEALIRFLASQGGTLASRSDTARVLARHATTIDVDGFFVDRTGTVRRSEVTQVAWLSHDTRTPLQELVESCAHLHAYCKAHEIVCSDLQTAIASRRNLKQSIAIAIPEMGLTFRTVSDLIALTKMGLSLVNLTPGESGPKNRLSDEQFEVLKDAGVYALIPLDFNTATRVKRWETHSIVTSTLAQFAQSPENLREPLLTSDALVLLDIDSAPTEEQLETIRSGRQRFVHLNFGESYDDLREGDQRAAIRRLLSAGYSHDDILNLTGRNLRRFLEQ, encoded by the coding sequence TTGATCGCCTTTCGACTGCTCTTGCTGTTTATGCTGGTTTCACATGCGTGGGCGTTCGACGCCCAGCGCGCATACGATCTGGCCAACGTGTTGGGAAGCGATCGCTTTGAAGGAAGGCGTTCCGGTCACGCCGGAGGAACGAGAGCCGAAGATTTCATTGCGGACTACTGCGCACGAATCGGACTGACTCCGGCGGGACGCAGCGGCTTCTTTCAGGAAGTTCCGATGCTGGTCACGGAAGAGCAGGCCGTATCGCTGTCAATTTCCGGATCCGAGCTTGGCAAGATTTCCTTTGTACAGGGGCTCGACTTCACACTGAACACGCACAGCGGCTCGGGTGTCTTCACGCGCGAGATCGTGGTCGTGGGTCACGGCATCGTCTCACCGGACAAAGGACGCGACGACTTCGGCGATCTCAATGTGCGAGACAAAGTCGTGGTCATTGTGCGCGGCGAGCCTAAAAGTGCTTATAGCTTTGATGATGAGAACACGCGCTCGCACACGTTGAAGAACGCGCAGGATCGCGGAGCCGCCGCAGTCTTCTGGTATTCGGAACCGATCCCGCATAACGGCGCGGCGATTCCCCAGCGACTGTACAAACCGGACCTTCCACTCTACTACATTGGCGATCGTGTAATGCAGGTCATTCTGGAAGGCACGGGCTATTCGCTGCGCACGTATCAGGATGAGATCAAGAAGGCTCCGCTCCCGCTAATCACCGGCAAACAGGCGAATGTCAGCGTCCGCGTAAGACAAAATTCCGCGAAGGCGGGCCGCAATGTCATCGGAGCGGTTTACGGCAGCGATGCGGTTTTGCGGAACGAAATCATCGTTGTTGGAGCGCACCTCGATCACTGCGGAAAGAATGCCAACGGAATCATCTATAATGGCGCAGGCGACAACGCATCCGGCAGCGCTCTGATTGCCGAACTTGCTAGCACAATCGTCAACGGCCCTCAGCTCAAACGCAGCGTGCTGTTTGTTTGGTTCACTGGCGAAGAGGACGGTCTAATCGGCAGCACCTATTTTGCGGAGTCTCCGACCGTGCCGTTCGGGAATATCGTCGCGATGTTGAATTTCGACATGGTGGGTCAAGGGGACGGCGGAGCGTCGATTGTCGGACTCGAGTTGCTCGGCACGGTGGGGAAACGGTACGCGGACTCGCTTAAGCATTCGGACAAGCCTCCGAGATTGCGCACCGCAAGCGGGAACAGCAGCAGCGATCACGCGCCATTCGTCGAGAACGGTGCGCCTGGCATTTCATTCTACTCATCCGGTTCGCATCCGTTTTACCACCACTTCACGGATGACGGCAAGTGGCTGAATGTGGAGTCTTTTCACGCGGTCGGAACACAGGCCGAAGCGTTGATTCGATTTCTGGCTTCGCAAGGCGGCACTCTGGCATCCCGTTCCGACACAGCCCGCGTGCTGGCGCGACATGCGACAACGATTGATGTTGACGGCTTTTTCGTCGATCGAACGGGAACCGTGCGTCGATCCGAAGTCACCCAAGTCGCCTGGCTGTCGCACGATACACGAACACCGCTGCAGGAGTTGGTTGAAAGCTGTGCTCACTTGCACGCCTACTGCAAGGCGCACGAGATTGTGTGTTCGGATCTGCAGACTGCGATCGCTTCGCGGCGGAACCTTAAGCAATCGATCGCGATTGCGATACCCGAAATGGGATTGACGTTTCGTACTGTGTCGGATCTGATCGCGCTGACGAAGATGGGTTTATCGCTCGTCAACTTGACGCCGGGCGAAAGCGGCCCGAAGAACCGACTTAGCGACGAGCAATTTGAAGTACTGAAAGACGCAGGCGTCTACGCGCTGATTCCGCTGGATTTCAACACGGCAACACGCGTGAAGCGGTGGGAAACGCATTCCATAGTCACCAGCACGCTGGCACAATTTGCACAGTCTCCTGAGAATCTTCGCGAGCCATTGTTGACGAGCGATGCTCTCGTACTCTTGGACATCGACTCTGCTCCGACGGAGGAGCAATTGGAGACCATTCGATCGGGCCGTCAGCGATTCGTGCATCTGAACTTCGGCGAGTCCTACGACGACTTGCGGGAAGGCGATCAGCGCGCCGCTATTCGACGCCTGCTGTCCGCTGGATATTCCCACGACGATATTCTAAACTTGACGGGACGGAACTTACGCCGGTTTCTTGAGCAGTGA
- the nadA gene encoding quinolinate synthase NadA, with translation MSTLYNKLRVLDPEYYTPARVISLEESIERIRELKRKRNAVVLAHNYQRPEIFEVADYTGDSLGLSLKAADVKDADIIVFCGVHFMAETAKIVNPSTTVLLPNLAAGCSLADTATGPDVAARAAELRKSYPDLKVVTYVNTTAEVKAESDACCTSSNAVSVVRAMESEHILFVPDQNLARHVALHVPDKTVIAWDGYCYVHHQITPETVLSMRAQIPGIKILVHPECRDDVIALADAALSTTGMVEYAQQSDAHDFLAVTECGLSDMLQLNVPDKNFFRACKICRFMKAISLDDVEQALTNMQFVIEVDEPVRSRARRAIERMFELTGSQRDNLALPNGVANE, from the coding sequence ATGAGCACGCTTTACAACAAACTAAGAGTCCTTGATCCCGAGTATTACACTCCGGCTCGAGTAATATCTCTCGAAGAGTCCATCGAGCGCATTCGTGAATTGAAGAGAAAACGGAACGCGGTGGTATTGGCTCACAACTATCAGCGGCCGGAAATTTTTGAGGTGGCAGACTATACGGGGGATTCGCTCGGGTTGTCGCTCAAGGCCGCGGACGTGAAAGACGCGGACATTATCGTATTCTGCGGCGTGCACTTCATGGCGGAAACCGCCAAAATCGTCAATCCGTCAACGACCGTATTGCTGCCGAATCTGGCGGCGGGCTGCTCATTAGCAGATACGGCAACGGGACCGGATGTCGCGGCACGCGCGGCAGAGTTGCGCAAGAGCTATCCCGATCTCAAAGTTGTTACCTACGTGAACACGACGGCTGAAGTAAAAGCGGAGTCGGATGCCTGCTGCACAAGTTCGAACGCGGTCTCCGTGGTGCGAGCGATGGAGAGTGAGCACATTTTATTCGTGCCGGACCAGAATCTGGCGCGGCACGTCGCCCTGCACGTTCCGGACAAGACGGTCATCGCATGGGACGGATACTGCTACGTCCATCATCAAATCACACCCGAAACTGTTCTCTCGATGCGCGCGCAAATCCCCGGCATCAAGATACTCGTGCATCCCGAGTGCCGTGACGACGTCATCGCACTGGCTGACGCGGCCTTGTCCACCACGGGAATGGTGGAATACGCGCAGCAAAGCGACGCTCACGACTTTCTGGCAGTCACTGAGTGCGGCCTCTCTGACATGCTGCAGCTGAATGTTCCGGACAAGAACTTCTTTCGTGCCTGCAAGATCTGCCGCTTCATGAAAGCCATCTCGCTTGACGACGTGGAGCAAGCGCTTACAAACATGCAGTTTGTCATTGAGGTGGACGAACCCGTTCGTTCGCGTGCTCGTCGCGCTATCGAACGGATGTTCGAATTGACTGGATCACAACGCGATAATCTGGCCTTGCCGAATGGCGTGGCAAATGAATAA
- a CDS encoding aspartate ammonia-lyase, translated as MSNEFRIEKDSLGELKVPADAYYGVQAARAVANFPISGLRPHPIFVRAYVLIKRSAAVVHRDLHLLSAEQADAIIRAADEMLEGKLADQIVVDVYQAGAGTSTNMNVNEVIANRAAELLGLPRGNYSKVHPNDHVNMAQSTNDTYPAAIRIGLCLKTPDLLKSVDLAIASLERKAKEFDDVIKSARTHLQDAVPIRLGQEFGGYASIMKRCRARLVDAEHGLRQLNLGATAAGTGMNAHPEYRTRVAKEISARTGISFSAAENLIEVTQSLGDFLHFSSALRLLALELGKIVSDLRYLSSGPRTGLQEIYLPAVQPGSSIMPGKVNPSMAEMMNQVCYQVVGFDQTVAYCAQAGQMDLNVMMPVVNYNLQQALHILSTSIEVFTQRCLDGITVDRERCRMYFESSVGMATIMNTYIGYSKAAELAKESVKTGKSIVDLIREHKLLTDEQLKSILDPMKLTEPDLQTAGAGGG; from the coding sequence ATGAGTAACGAGTTTCGTATTGAAAAGGACTCCCTCGGCGAACTGAAGGTTCCCGCCGACGCTTACTACGGCGTGCAGGCCGCACGTGCCGTGGCAAATTTCCCGATTTCCGGTTTGCGGCCGCATCCGATATTTGTCCGGGCGTATGTCCTCATCAAGCGATCCGCGGCGGTTGTACACCGCGACCTGCACCTGCTTTCGGCGGAGCAGGCCGATGCGATCATTCGAGCCGCCGATGAAATGCTGGAAGGAAAACTTGCGGACCAGATTGTGGTGGACGTGTATCAGGCCGGTGCGGGAACATCCACCAACATGAATGTGAACGAAGTCATTGCCAATCGGGCGGCCGAATTGCTTGGTTTGCCGCGCGGCAATTACAGCAAGGTGCATCCGAACGACCATGTGAATATGGCGCAATCCACGAACGACACGTATCCCGCGGCGATTCGCATTGGACTGTGCTTGAAGACACCCGATCTCCTGAAGTCAGTCGATCTGGCCATCGCATCGCTCGAGCGGAAAGCGAAAGAGTTTGACGACGTCATCAAGAGTGCCCGCACGCACCTGCAGGACGCGGTTCCCATTCGCTTGGGGCAGGAGTTTGGCGGATATGCTTCCATCATGAAGCGCTGCCGTGCCCGGCTGGTGGACGCAGAGCATGGTCTTCGTCAACTGAATCTCGGTGCCACTGCTGCAGGCACCGGTATGAACGCGCATCCCGAATACAGGACGCGCGTGGCCAAGGAGATTTCCGCGCGCACAGGGATCTCATTTTCCGCCGCTGAAAACCTCATTGAAGTCACGCAAAGCCTTGGTGACTTCCTGCACTTCTCTTCAGCGCTTCGATTGTTGGCGCTGGAACTTGGCAAGATCGTTTCGGATCTCCGTTATTTGAGCAGCGGCCCCCGCACGGGATTGCAGGAGATCTATCTGCCGGCCGTGCAGCCCGGGTCATCCATTATGCCGGGCAAAGTCAATCCTTCGATGGCGGAGATGATGAATCAGGTGTGCTATCAGGTTGTCGGGTTCGATCAGACGGTCGCCTACTGCGCTCAGGCTGGTCAGATGGACCTGAATGTCATGATGCCGGTAGTGAATTACAATTTGCAGCAGGCACTGCACATACTGTCGACCTCGATTGAAGTGTTCACTCAGCGTTGTTTGGACGGCATCACGGTTGATCGTGAGCGCTGCCGGATGTATTTTGAGTCATCCGTTGGTATGGCCACGATCATGAATACCTACATCGGATATTCGAAAGCGGCAGAACTGGCCAAGGAGTCTGTCAAAACCGGCAAGTCCATCGTCGATCTGATTCGCGAGCACAAATTGCTCACGGACGAACAGCTCAAGTCCATTTTGGACCCGATGAAACTGACGGAACCTGATCTACAGACGGCCGGAGCCGGCGGCGGTTGA
- a CDS encoding TSUP family transporter, which translates to MPVSDYLILAGGALLAATVSGVAGVGGGMVYLPILSEVVGLRLAVPYLSFLLLAGNFSRAYFAWKGIDWRVLRAFLLTAVPGAALGALGYAFLPASWIAKLLGAYLLIYVTLNFLRVQWPKRASLQSISVIGIPAGVSSGVVGGAGLIIAPYFLRYGLIKESFLGTEALAAAGTHVAKLAVWGGMSVLTMKDVLLLLPLTVLMVAGSYFGKILVSRMRARLFKGMLLLVLAAVGIRFLFFF; encoded by the coding sequence TTGCCCGTTAGCGATTATCTGATACTCGCTGGAGGCGCGCTGCTTGCGGCGACCGTCTCCGGTGTGGCCGGCGTCGGCGGCGGCATGGTCTACCTTCCCATCCTGAGTGAAGTAGTTGGACTTCGACTTGCCGTTCCTTATCTGTCATTCTTGCTGCTGGCGGGGAATTTCTCGCGCGCGTATTTCGCATGGAAGGGAATTGATTGGAGAGTGCTGCGGGCATTCCTGCTCACGGCCGTTCCCGGCGCGGCGCTCGGAGCGTTGGGCTACGCCTTTTTGCCCGCAAGCTGGATAGCAAAACTTCTCGGCGCGTATCTTCTCATTTATGTCACGTTGAATTTCCTGCGCGTGCAGTGGCCAAAGCGGGCTTCGTTGCAGTCCATTTCCGTGATCGGGATTCCGGCCGGAGTGTCGAGTGGAGTGGTCGGCGGGGCAGGATTGATTATCGCACCCTATTTTCTGCGTTACGGCCTGATCAAAGAGAGTTTTCTTGGCACGGAAGCACTGGCCGCGGCAGGAACTCACGTTGCCAAGTTGGCGGTCTGGGGCGGGATGTCCGTCTTGACTATGAAGGATGTCTTGCTGCTGCTGCCATTGACCGTGTTGATGGTCGCGGGATCGTATTTCGGCAAGATTCTCGTCTCGCGGATGCGCGCCAGACTGTTCAAGGGAATGTTATTGCTGGTGCTTGCCGCAGTGGGAATTCGCTTTCTATTCTTTTTCTGA
- the ftsH gene encoding ATP-dependent zinc metalloprotease FtsH, translating into MTDLNETQNKDNASKKSTSAQQRKFNFSLWYLVAVLLALFIAQAYMGGQQYEKLSYSRFKELLNEDRVKRVVITQENIRGEAMLDSAGVRVLMPFEAVRVDDSELVKQLEEKGIEFEGRFDSDWLKGFFFAWVLPLGIIILLWSFLIRRMGGGGTGGLMSFGKSRAKVYVESATKVNFKDVAGIDEAVEELKEVVDFLKHPAKFRALGAQIPKGVILVGPPGTGKTLLAKAVAGEANVPFFSISGSDFVEMFVGVGAARVRDLFSQAQAKAPCIVFIDELDALGKARGASPWASHDEREQTLNALLVEMDGFESSKGVIIMAATNRPEILDMALMRPGRFDRQVVVDPPNIDGREAILRVHCRGKKVSKEVNLRVIAARTPGFAGADLANAINEAALLAARRGMKEIGMRELEEAVDREMTGMERRSRVLTPETKEKIAYHECGHALVGAKLPNTDPIHRVSIIPRGTATLGHTLYLPSEEQYLITKQQIVDKIKVALGGRAAEELIYGEISSGAYSDLQQVTAMARAMVMDYGMSEKLGQVVYRRRGHTPRDNPFQVADDYYGEKTAEAIDQEVREIIDACYAEAKSLLDAHLDVLKNMTAALLKVEILEGDALAEFLGKDRITDYSKHMTESAPVENEHESSEQAPSEDDPDNVGQNLDRAG; encoded by the coding sequence ATTACTGATTTGAACGAAACGCAGAACAAAGATAACGCTTCGAAGAAGTCCACAAGCGCTCAGCAGCGGAAGTTTAACTTCTCGCTGTGGTATCTCGTGGCCGTGCTGCTTGCGCTGTTTATCGCGCAGGCATATATGGGCGGGCAACAGTACGAAAAACTCTCGTATTCACGCTTTAAGGAGCTGCTGAACGAAGACCGCGTAAAGCGGGTAGTTATCACGCAGGAGAACATTCGTGGCGAAGCTATGCTGGATAGCGCGGGCGTTCGCGTGCTCATGCCGTTTGAGGCTGTGCGCGTGGATGACAGTGAGCTGGTGAAGCAGCTCGAGGAGAAAGGGATCGAGTTCGAGGGACGCTTCGACTCCGACTGGCTGAAGGGCTTCTTCTTCGCGTGGGTGCTGCCGCTTGGAATCATCATCCTGCTGTGGAGCTTCTTGATTCGCAGAATGGGCGGCGGCGGGACAGGCGGCCTGATGTCCTTCGGAAAATCGCGCGCAAAAGTTTACGTCGAAAGCGCGACTAAAGTCAACTTCAAGGATGTCGCGGGAATTGACGAAGCAGTCGAGGAACTCAAGGAGGTCGTGGACTTCCTGAAGCATCCTGCGAAATTCCGCGCGCTCGGTGCGCAGATTCCGAAAGGCGTGATACTGGTCGGGCCTCCGGGAACGGGCAAGACTCTGCTTGCAAAAGCGGTCGCAGGGGAAGCCAATGTGCCGTTCTTCTCTATCTCAGGTTCGGACTTCGTCGAAATGTTTGTTGGTGTCGGCGCTGCCCGAGTGCGCGACTTGTTCAGTCAGGCGCAGGCCAAGGCTCCGTGCATCGTATTCATTGACGAGCTCGATGCGTTGGGTAAGGCACGCGGGGCAAGCCCTTGGGCGAGCCACGATGAACGCGAGCAGACGCTGAATGCGTTGCTGGTCGAGATGGACGGATTTGAAAGTTCCAAAGGCGTCATCATCATGGCCGCGACCAACCGTCCGGAAATTCTCGACATGGCTCTAATGCGGCCCGGTAGATTTGATCGGCAGGTGGTCGTGGATCCGCCGAACATCGATGGCCGGGAAGCAATTCTCCGCGTGCATTGTCGCGGGAAGAAAGTCTCCAAGGAAGTTAATCTGCGCGTCATTGCTGCGCGAACTCCCGGTTTCGCCGGAGCCGATCTGGCCAATGCGATCAACGAAGCCGCTTTGCTCGCCGCGCGCCGGGGCATGAAAGAAATCGGCATGCGGGAACTTGAAGAAGCTGTGGATCGCGAGATGACCGGAATGGAACGCCGCAGTCGTGTGCTCACACCCGAAACGAAAGAAAAGATCGCCTACCACGAGTGCGGTCACGCTTTGGTCGGAGCGAAACTTCCCAATACCGACCCGATTCACCGCGTATCCATCATTCCGCGTGGAACCGCGACGCTCGGGCATACGCTCTACCTGCCATCCGAGGAGCAATACCTGATCACCAAGCAGCAGATTGTTGACAAGATAAAGGTCGCGCTGGGTGGCCGTGCGGCGGAAGAGCTGATCTACGGGGAAATTTCTTCAGGAGCCTACAGCGACCTGCAACAGGTAACGGCCATGGCGCGCGCGATGGTGATGGATTACGGAATGTCTGAAAAGCTCGGACAGGTCGTATATCGCCGTCGTGGGCATACTCCTCGCGACAATCCGTTTCAGGTTGCGGATGATTACTACGGAGAAAAGACCGCCGAAGCAATCGATCAGGAAGTGCGCGAGATTATTGACGCGTGTTACGCAGAAGCCAAGAGTCTGCTCGATGCTCATCTCGACGTTTTGAAAAACATGACGGCGGCGCTTCTCAAAGTCGAAATTCTGGAAGGTGACGCGTTGGCCGAATTCCTCGGTAAGGACCGCATCACGGATTACTCCAAGCATATGACCGAGTCTGCGCCGGTCGAAAATGAACACGAGTCATCAGAGCAAGCGCCGAGCGAAGATGACCCTGACAACGTCGGCCAGAACCTCGATCGGGCCGGTTGA
- the cobO gene encoding cob(I)yrinic acid a,c-diamide adenosyltransferase, whose amino-acid sequence MTDTDAADSTSSSERDAPAGLVLINTGNGKGKTTAALGTVLRAVGYGHRVLIVQFIKGSWTYGEMKSIRRLEPEVEFHRMGKGFVGIVDDNLPRDQHVKAAQEALEFSIERLASGDYQLVLLDEIFVAVMLELLSVKDIHRVLDARPKHTTLILTGRGAPQEIIDRGDTVTEMTEIKHAYQRGILAQRGVDY is encoded by the coding sequence GTGACAGATACTGACGCTGCAGACTCCACATCCTCCTCTGAGCGCGACGCGCCGGCGGGATTGGTGCTCATTAACACAGGCAACGGCAAGGGTAAGACTACTGCCGCACTGGGGACCGTGCTGCGTGCCGTGGGCTATGGACATCGCGTGCTCATTGTGCAGTTCATTAAAGGCAGTTGGACCTATGGAGAAATGAAATCCATCCGCCGGCTGGAGCCTGAGGTCGAGTTTCATCGCATGGGCAAGGGGTTTGTCGGGATTGTTGATGATAACTTGCCCCGCGACCAACATGTGAAAGCCGCGCAGGAAGCTCTCGAATTTTCCATCGAGCGGCTCGCAAGCGGCGACTATCAACTTGTGTTGCTCGATGAAATCTTTGTGGCGGTGATGCTTGAGTTATTGTCTGTTAAAGATATCCATCGGGTGCTCGATGCGCGGCCGAAGCACACGACGTTGATCCTCACGGGGCGCGGAGCACCGCAGGAGATTATTGATCGCGGAGATACGGTGACTGAGATGACTGAAATCAAACATGCTTACCAGCGGGGGATCCTCGCGCAACGCGGGGTAGATTACTGA
- the proS gene encoding proline--tRNA ligase → MAKNITPRSKDYSQWYVDIVREAKLADHSPVKGCMVIRPNGYSIWESVQRQLDKMFKDTGHVNAYFPMLIPQSFLEKEAQHVEGFAMECAVVTHSGLEPDESGKKLKPKGKLEENYVLRPTSETVIWAMYKNWIQSYRDLPILINQWANVYRWEMRTRLFLRTAEFLWQEGHTAHATAEEAVAETIKMLGVYRDFAENYMAMPVIHGLKSEGQKFPGAVDTYCIEAMMQDRKALQAGTSHFLGQNFAKAFDVQFQTDHNSLDYVWATSWGVSTRLIGAIIMTHSDDDGVVIPPRLAQWPVIVVPISKKSEERAQVMPAVDKLVQELKANGTGVRVDDRENVTPGFKFAEAELYGYPVRVEIGPRDLAEGNCVVTLRHNREKNTYPLSGVAHEIPRLLDRMQNDLFESARRRMVENTCRIESYAEFKEFIKADGGFALVHWAGDTADEKRVQEETKATLRVIPMEGEKESGTCMLTGKPSSQRVIFAKAY, encoded by the coding sequence ATGGCTAAGAACATCACCCCGCGCTCCAAAGACTATTCCCAGTGGTATGTGGATATCGTGCGCGAGGCTAAACTCGCTGATCACTCACCCGTCAAAGGCTGCATGGTCATTCGTCCCAACGGTTACTCCATCTGGGAGTCGGTGCAGCGGCAGCTTGACAAAATGTTTAAGGATACGGGGCACGTCAACGCCTACTTCCCGATGCTTATTCCGCAGAGCTTCCTCGAAAAGGAAGCTCAGCACGTCGAAGGCTTCGCGATGGAATGCGCAGTTGTCACTCACTCCGGTCTTGAGCCGGACGAGAGTGGTAAGAAGCTGAAGCCAAAAGGCAAGCTCGAAGAGAACTACGTTCTGCGTCCCACGTCGGAAACGGTGATCTGGGCGATGTATAAGAACTGGATCCAAAGCTATCGCGATCTTCCGATTCTCATCAATCAGTGGGCGAACGTCTATCGCTGGGAAATGCGCACGAGGTTGTTCTTACGGACTGCCGAGTTTCTTTGGCAGGAAGGGCACACGGCGCACGCGACCGCTGAAGAAGCCGTCGCGGAGACCATCAAGATGTTGGGCGTTTATCGTGACTTCGCCGAGAACTACATGGCGATGCCCGTGATTCACGGACTGAAGAGTGAAGGCCAGAAGTTCCCCGGTGCGGTGGATACCTATTGCATCGAAGCCATGATGCAGGACAGGAAGGCTCTGCAGGCGGGAACGTCGCATTTTCTGGGGCAGAACTTCGCCAAAGCGTTTGACGTGCAATTCCAGACGGACCACAATTCGCTTGACTACGTCTGGGCCACGTCGTGGGGCGTCTCAACCCGCTTGATTGGCGCCATCATCATGACTCACAGCGATGATGACGGAGTAGTGATTCCTCCAAGATTGGCACAATGGCCGGTGATTGTCGTGCCAATCTCGAAAAAATCCGAGGAACGCGCGCAGGTAATGCCCGCAGTGGATAAGCTTGTTCAAGAGCTGAAAGCCAATGGCACAGGTGTGCGTGTCGATGATCGTGAAAATGTAACGCCCGGCTTCAAGTTTGCAGAGGCAGAGCTTTACGGCTACCCCGTTCGGGTGGAGATCGGTCCTCGCGATCTGGCCGAAGGTAATTGCGTGGTCACGCTGCGGCACAACCGTGAGAAGAACACCTACCCGCTTTCCGGTGTCGCTCACGAAATTCCAAGGCTGCTCGATCGTATGCAAAACGATCTCTTTGAAAGTGCGCGGAGACGGATGGTCGAGAATACGTGCAGGATAGAGTCCTACGCCGAGTTTAAGGAATTTATCAAGGCAGACGGTGGATTTGCCCTTGTGCATTGGGCAGGTGATACTGCCGACGAAAAGCGTGTGCAGGAGGAAACCAAGGCCACGTTGCGCGTCATTCCAATGGAAGGCGAGAAGGAATCAGGGACTTGCATGCTGACGGGGAAGCCCTCATCGCAGCGGGTAATATTCGCAAAGGCATATTAA
- the lpdA gene encoding dihydrolipoyl dehydrogenase — MNATEFDIVVLGGGPGGYVAALRAAQLGLKTCVVDEQPLGGVCVNWGCIPSKALLKTAELYENILHVAPQMGIDAKVNGLDWTRVIKRSREVSEKNSSGVEFLTKRSKIHRPVGRFRISGDHEIEVFERKEPTKVFEKIRGKHMIIATGSVNRKMPGVTVDYKRIITYMEAMSLDQQPKSLIIVGAGAIGCEFAYFYRALGTEVTLIELQPRILPLEDGESSKIVEGSFKKMGMNLMTSTKVKSIEATNGGVNVSIEGQSKILTADHCLVAIGFAANVDGWGFEKTGVALERGFIKVDPFFRTNQPGYYAIGDVIGAPQLAHTASHEGICCVDAIAGKHPQPIDYSNNPSCTYCQPQVASVGFTEEKCKELNLDYKVGRFPFSASGKARAIGHTEGQVKLIFERNYGQLLGAHIVGSEATEMIAELALARALECTPEALYEVVHAHPTLTEAVMEAALAADGRAIHM, encoded by the coding sequence GTGAACGCAACTGAATTTGATATTGTTGTGCTGGGTGGCGGGCCGGGTGGCTACGTTGCGGCGTTGCGCGCCGCGCAATTGGGTTTGAAAACCTGTGTGGTCGATGAGCAACCGCTCGGCGGAGTGTGCGTCAACTGGGGATGTATCCCATCAAAGGCACTCCTCAAGACTGCGGAACTCTATGAGAACATCCTGCATGTCGCTCCCCAAATGGGAATCGACGCAAAGGTGAATGGGCTTGACTGGACCCGAGTGATCAAACGGTCACGGGAGGTTTCCGAAAAGAATTCGTCCGGCGTGGAGTTCCTTACGAAACGCAGCAAGATTCACCGTCCGGTTGGGCGATTCCGCATTTCGGGCGATCACGAAATCGAAGTCTTCGAGCGCAAAGAGCCAACTAAGGTCTTTGAGAAGATTCGCGGCAAACACATGATCATCGCCACGGGCAGCGTGAACCGCAAGATGCCGGGCGTCACTGTGGACTACAAGCGGATCATCACCTACATGGAAGCGATGTCGCTCGATCAACAGCCGAAGTCGCTGATCATCGTAGGCGCGGGGGCCATCGGGTGTGAGTTTGCGTATTTTTATCGCGCACTGGGGACGGAAGTGACGCTCATTGAGCTGCAGCCGCGTATCCTGCCTCTTGAGGACGGTGAATCGAGTAAAATTGTCGAAGGCTCCTTCAAGAAGATGGGCATGAATCTCATGACCTCCACGAAGGTCAAGAGCATCGAAGCGACTAACGGCGGTGTGAATGTCTCGATCGAAGGTCAAAGCAAGATATTGACCGCTGATCACTGTTTGGTCGCGATTGGGTTCGCGGCGAACGTAGATGGTTGGGGATTCGAAAAAACCGGTGTCGCACTCGAACGCGGATTCATCAAAGTCGATCCGTTCTTTCGCACAAATCAGCCCGGTTATTACGCGATCGGTGACGTCATCGGAGCTCCGCAGCTTGCTCATACCGCTTCGCATGAAGGCATCTGTTGCGTCGACGCCATCGCCGGTAAGCATCCCCAGCCCATTGATTACTCGAACAACCCAAGCTGCACTTACTGCCAGCCCCAAGTTGCAAGCGTAGGATTTACCGAGGAAAAGTGCAAAGAGCTGAATCTCGATTACAAAGTCGGCAGGTTTCCCTTCAGTGCGTCCGGCAAGGCTCGTGCGATTGGACACACAGAAGGTCAGGTAAAACTAATTTTCGAACGCAACTACGGTCAATTGTTGGGAGCGCATATCGTGGGTTCTGAAGCAACGGAGATGATTGCCGAACTCGCGCTCGCGCGTGCGCTCGAATGCACGCCGGAGGCGTTGTACGAAGTCGTGCATGCACATCCGACATTGACCGAAGCCGTGATGGAAGCGGCTCTCGCGGCCGACGGCCGCGCAATTCACATGTAG